The region TCGGGGCCACGTTGAGAATGGTCAACGTGTCGCTGATCGACGAGGTGTCATCGCCATCGAAGGCAGTGCCGAGCACGTTGGCGGTGGTTGTGCCGCCATTGTTCTCGTAGAACGGTCCCAGGCTCACCGTGTTGGACGTGCGAGTTGAACCCGGGGCACCGGGAATCGAACCCGCCGGCTGGCTGTCGCTCTGGGTGGGATTCGATCCACTGGCGCTGATATTGAAGTTAATCGTATCGGCGCCAGGATCGGTGGCGGTCATGCTCGCGTTAATCGACTGACCTTCGTTGATCACGTTGCTCGACAGGGACAAGGTGAGGTTCTGCGGAGCGACGTTGAGTACCGTGACCGCACGCGTGATGGGACCATTGGTGGAGTTGGCGCCATCCTGGTCGGTTGCTTGGAACGTGTTGTTGAAGACACCGTTGTTGTTGTAGGTGACGTTGACGGTGCTGGAGGTGCGTGTTGAGCCGGGCGTATTGCCAGGGGCGCCGGCGCCACCGCCATTGATGGTGAAGTTGATGTTGTCGGCGCCCGGATCGGTGGCCGTCATGTCCAAGGCAACGGTGCTACCTTCATTCACCGTGATGTTCGAGTTGTTGCCGTTCTGATTCGCGCTTGTGATCGTCGGGGCGACGTTCAGCACGGTCAACGTGCGGTTATCCGCCACACCCGAGGACGTATCGCCGCTGGGGTTACCGGTGCCGTACGAGGCGTTTTCCTGCCAGTGCCAACCCAAAGCCTGGTTGAAGCCGACATTGTAGACGCCGTTTTGGTTGTAGGTCAGCGCGCCCGAGCCAAAGGTCTGCGTGGCGCTGCCACCGCCGACATTGCCCGAGCTGGTGCTGCCTTGGTCGCTACCGGGAGCGCTATAGCCAAGGTTATTGGTGTTGAAGGTGCGAGTGGTTGTGCCCGCAAAGCCAGATTCGTTGGCAGGGCTGACATTGAATTGTGCGCTGGCCGTGATCGATTGACCTTCGTTAATCACTCCCGAGGAGAGATTAAAGAAGTTCTGACCGACGCCACCTTCGGCATCTGCCCAGGCGGTTCCCGACGTGGCGAGAGCCACTGCGAGCGCGGAAGAAAATACTGCAAACGAACGCATGCGGAAGAAGAACTTCATGTCGACCATCCCCAGGTCCTCAGGCCCACTCGTGAACATCGCGGAATGCGAAAAAGTGAATAACTAGTGCTAACTGGCATCGGTCAAGCTATCGCTGGCCGATTTCACGTGGCCATAGTAACCGGACACCTTGGGAATGCAAACCATATTTTTGAAAAAAATCTAATTTTCCATTCAGCCGTATTCCCTGATGCAGTCAGGAGTTTGGACTTTGGTAGTAACCAATTGGGGGGTGTTAGAAGAATCCCCCGCTGGCAGGAGCCTGACTCCACCCAAGTGGGTGGGCGCGATAAGTTCAATAGCGAACAGTGCTTGCGCTACTCATTTCGAGGGGGAATGAACGTTGGCGGGAGGAGGTGTCAAGAACGCTGGATGCTCCTGCCGCAGCCAGTCAACGATGGCCGAGGCCGCAATCTTGTGAGCCCGAGAATTTGGATGATGGTCGATGGGATGCACCCATAACGACCGTTCATCCATGCCTTGGAACGCATGGGCGAGATCGAGCACGGGCAAACCGGCTTCGCTGGCCACGCTAGCAACGCGGTCGTGAATCGACTGAAACGGGTAGCCGTGGCGCAATCCTTCGAGCAAGGGATAGAGCACCAGCGCGACTTCGCAATTGGGCACGCGGGAAAGATCGGCGATTTCCCGCCAAAGCTTGCGTAGATTCTCGGCGTTGTAGCTTGGTTCATAGCAGTTGCGATACCAGCGAATCGTATCGCGCTCGACCCGCGCCAGCGCCGGTCGCGAGCTAAGAAAGTCGACCAGTCGAGAATGGCGGGCGAGTCCCGCGAGCCAATCGGCGCGCTGGAGTCGTTCGGCGCGGACGTTAATCAGGTCATTGAGAAAGTTCTGTTGATCGAGCAGTGGCTGGCTGAGCGCGATATCGTTGATCAAGAAAACGACGATTGCCCGCGGGCAGTGCAGTTGACTGACGGTGTGACGCAGCAGCGAGTATTGATCTGTCGCGCCAAGGCCGGGGAGCGCGGAGTTGACGATCTGAAATTGCGGTCCTAGTTGACGCTCCATTTGGCGGAATAGGGAATTGGCGAGCGATACCCCCTCGCCAGCGGCAAAAGAGTCGCCCACGCCCGCGATGCGGAGGACGCCGGCCGGCGGGAGGGGATCGTAGACTCGATCGTCTCGGAGGCCCTGATTGGTGCGGTGAAACTCGACACACCAGGGAGTCTCGGGGAGATGAGCGAGGGGGATTTCGTGAGGAGGGAGCGACAAGGTTTGCAGTTGCCAGCCGGGCTGCGTGGTATCTGGCAAGGGGCCTAATTCGCCGGTGGGATTGGTGGGATAGCAGAAATAGGTGTCGCGCAGTTCGTTGCGATAGAGCGCGCGCTTGGTGACGAGTGGGGAGGCGGTTGTGGGGAGCAGTCGCAGGAGCACTTCCGCGCCGAGCAGGCCGAGCAATAGACCCAGAATCAGCGCAGCGCCGCGCAATCGCCAGCGGGGGTCTTGTGGCCGGTCAGAAAACGTTAGTCGCCTGGTCCGCGTTTGAGACGTCATTGCTCAGTAAAAGTCGCGCAAGTTAGCATAAAGGACAAGTGGGAATTAGCGACAAAAGTCGGAACTCGGACGGCGTTTGGAAATCTGGCGGCATGCGTCAAACGGCGGAAGCAATCTCCAGCGCGACCAATGCCCGCGGGCGGGGATGGCTAGCGGGCTTGGGAGTCGCTATCGCGCTGCTGGTGGCCGCCGTGTTTTGGCCGGTGATTGGCCATGCCATCTTAAACTACGACGATTACGGCAACATCCTCACCAATCCGTACTACGATCCGTTGACGGCTAGCAATGTCGCGCAGCTTTGGCGCGTGCCGTACTTTTACACCTACGCGCCGGTGACCTACAGCTTCTTTGCGCTGGAACGGTGGGCAGCCTTTTTACCGGAGGTCCGTCCGCCGCAGGTTCCGCTGGACGCGCGGGTGTTTCATGCCGGCAATTTGGGGCTGCACTTGGCGGGGACGATCGCGGTATGGGCGCTGCTGATCGAACTGACGGGGTGCCGCGGCGCGTCGGCCTGTGGCGCCTTGCTGTTTGCGCTGCACCCATTGCAGGTGGAGCCGGTTGCCTGGATTACGGAAACCAAGACCTTGCTGGCTGGGCTGTTTGGCGTTGTAGCGCTATGGCAATACGTGCGCTTTGCGCGCTGCCCTTCAGGCGATGCTTGGCGATGGTCCCGCTATGCGTTGGCCACGGGGTGTTTGCTGGCGGCGCTACTCGCCAAGCCCTCGGCCGCGGCGATTCCGCTGATGGCGTTGGTGTTGGATCGCGGTTGGTTAGAGTGCGATTGGCGATTGATTGCAAAATCGCTGACGCCATGGATGGCGCTGGCCGCCGTGATCGCCTTGCTGACCAAGGGGCAACAGTCCGGCGAATCGCTGGAGTTTGCTGCGCCAATCTGGGCGCGTCCGCTGGTGGCGGCGGACGCATTGGCATTTTATCTAGAGAAGTTCTGGGCGCCTTGTTCCTTGGCAACCGATTACGGTCGGACGCCGCGGTTAGCGCTTGAGCAGGGATATGTGTGGTGGACGTGGCTGGCGCCGGCCGTGGTCGCGGCGGCTGCGTGGTGGCTGCCGATTGGCCGACAGTACCGAGTAGCGCTTGTGTTAGCGCTAGTGGCCTTGGCGCCGGTCTTGGGGCTGATCCCGTTTGGGTATCAAGACACTTCGACCGTGGCCGATCGGTATATGCATCTGGCTTTGATCGGCCCGGCGCTCGGGCTGGCGTGGTTTCTGTCGCGGCATCGGTCGCCAGTCTGGTGGTCGCTCGCCGCGATTTGGCTTGTTGGACTGGCGGTACTGTCGCACCGTCAAACAGCGGTTTGGCGCGACAGCGAAACCTTAGCCCGAGCGGGTTTGGCAGTGAACGCCGACAGTATGATGTTGCGTCATATTCTGGCCGGGGAATTGGAGAACCAGGGGCGCGCGGCCGAGGCCGTGCCGCTGTATGAGCAGGCCGCTCGGCTTTATCCACGATCGTCACGAGCGCAACTGCGATTGGGTCAGTCGCTGGCCGCCACTGGCCAGAGCGAGGCGGGGTTGGCTCTCATTCGCAAGTCGGTGGAATTGGCGCCGCATTCTCCGGCGGCGCAGCGCGCGCTGGCCGCGGCGCTGGTGGAGCGTGGCCAGGTGGCCGATGCGATTCGCTATTACGAACAGGCGGTGGCTCGCGACCCTGGCGGGTGGCGCGCTCAACTGGCGCTGGGAGATTTATTGGCGCGAAGTGGGCGGACAGCCGAAGCGATCCGCCACTACCGAGGGGCGCTGGAATGGCAGCATGAATACGAGCCGACCTGGAGCGCTTTGGCGCGCGCCTTAACGCAGGCGGGGGATTCTACTGGCGCCGAGCAGGCGTATCGCGAGGCAATTCGTATCCGTCCCGAGTGGCCAATCGCCTATGTCGGGCTGGGCACGCTTTATTTGCAGAAGGGGCGCGCGCGGGACGCCTTGGCGCCGCTAGCGCGCGCGGTGGAACTCGACACGCAGCTATTGCCAGCGCGGCAGAACCTGGCGACCGCGTTGGCGGCGGTGGGGCGCGATCAGGAGGCGATTCACGAATTGGAGATTGTGGCGACGTCGGCGCCAGACGATGCGAATGTGCGCTATAGTCTTGGCAATTTGTTTGCGCGCCAGCGGCAATGGGGTCGTGCCGCGGATCAATTGCGGCAAGCTGTGGCGAAGCAACCCAATTGGATTGACGCCCGGCTGGCGCTGGCGAACGTGCTAGCGCAAGACGGCGCGGTTGCCAATGCGTTGAAGGAATATCAAGAGGCGGTGCGGCTTGCGCCGCAGCGGAGCGACGCACATGGCGCTTTGGGGGAATTACTGGCGCGCGCGGGTGATCGGGAGCTGGCCATCCAACATCTCAAGACGGCTTTGTCGATTGATCCCAACAACCGGCCTGCGCGGGCGGCGCTCGATCGACTAGCGGCGAAGCCGCCCGGGAACGAATCGTGAGTAGCAACCGACAAGCTGAGCGTAGGGAAATGGACGCCGGTCGCGATTCGTCGCGGACCGAGCTTGTCGTACGCTGCTTGTCGGCGGCGGGAGTGCTTTATTGTTTCGCGCTGGCAACGCCTCTGGTGCTTGCGCTACGCGGCCCGGTGGACCGACCTTCCGCTTCCCGACCAAGCGCCAAGGTGGCTGCGGTTTCGCCGCCCGCACTGGCGCCGGGAGAGAATCGCTCATTCATCGGGCCCGCGGGATGCAAGGAATGTCACGCGGACAAGTACGAGGGATTCATTGAAACCGGTCACGCGCGCAGTTTTTGCCTACCGACGCCCGAGAGCGTGCTTGGCGATTTTTCGCCGGGGCACAATCAGTTAAGGACCGGCCGAGACGAGTTGTGGTACGAAATGACGCGCGAGGGAGATCGCTTCGCGCAAACGTCGCACACCGTAGGTCCCCAAGGGCCGGCGCATTTCTCGCGACAGATCGACCTGGTGATGGGCTCGGGAAAAAACGCGCAGGCGGCCATGTACTGGCAAGGAGATCAGTTGTTTCAGATGCCGGTGGTGTATTTCACTCCGCTCGGCGGATGGGCGAACGCGCCAGGTTTTTCGAATCGATTCGCGATGTGGGATCGCCCCATGGGGCCGCGTTGTTTGGAGTGCCACTCGACGTATTTTGAGCATGTGGCCGGCAGCGAGAACCGTTATCGTCAAGACAATTTTTTGTTGGGGATCTCTTGCGAGCGCTGCCATGGCCGGGGGAGCGAACACGCCGAGTTCCATCGATTGCATCCCGAGGCGGCAGGCGGTCGCGCGATAGTGAACCCCAGCGCGCTACTGCGCGCGCGGCAACTGGAGATGTGCGGACTATGCCACGGCTCGGTGGGGACGCCGGTGCAGCCGCCGTTCAGCTATCGGGTCGGGGAACTGCTGGAGCAGTATTTGAAGCCCGACGATCCAGCGGAAACGAGCGCTTTTGTGCATAGCGTGAACCAAGTGCAGCGGCTGAGCCAATCGCGCTGCTTTGCTGGCGACGACACAATGACCTGCACGACGTGCCACGATCCGCATCGGCACGAGCGGGGCGATGTGGCGATGTTCTCGGCCAAATGTCTGACCTGCCACCAGATGGATGACTGCGGCAAGTTCAGCGAGGTCGGCGAGAATTTGCGCACTAACTGCATCGACTGTCACATGCCGATGCGGGACGATGAGAGCTTGCCTTTCAATACCATTCGGGGGCACAAACTGAAATTGATTCGGCTGCGCGATCACCGAATCGGCGTTTATCCCGACGATACGACGCAAATGCTAAAAGAGTGGTTTCGCGAGTTGCCGAATGATCCAAAATCACAACAGCGGGAACTAGACAGCCGGATGGCCGATGCCGCCCAGTTGCGCCGGGCGAACCTATTGGTGGCACAAGACCAATTGGCGGCGGCGGCACAAGGGGCCCAGGCATTGACGGCTGATCCAATCTACGGCGCGGCGGCGTATGAGCTGTTGGGACGCATCGCACGGCTTCAGAATGACGACGCCGGCTCGCGGGCACTGTATCAGAAGGCGGTTGCCGCCGATCCAGAGCGCGAGAGCGCGCTCGATGGATTGGCGAGATCTCACTTGCTGCTGGGCGACGACGCGTTGGCCGCTGCGCATTGGCAAGCACTACTCAAATTGAACGATCGTTCGCTTGCCGCTCGCGCAGGCTTAGCGTGGCTATGGTCGACATCGCCAGAGGCGGAGTTTCGCAGCGGAGCGCGGGCGGTGGCGATGATTGAAAGCGCTTGTTTGTCCTCCCCCACGCCGGACATCGACGCGCTGGACGCTTTGGCGGCGGCGTATGCGGAGTGTGGGCGTTTCAAGGACGCATTGCGAGTGGCGGAACAGGCCATTGTGGCCGCGCGAACGGCACGCGACGACGCGCGCGGCGATGGGGCCGAGGCGCGCTACGAGCTGTATTTGAAGTCGCAGCCATTTCGTCGGCCACGGATGAACATTCAGGGGCGACAACCATGAGCCGGGCCGCCAAATTACGGCGCGACCGTCCCCCAGTCGCCGCGAAATCGGCGAGCGCCGCGCGGCAGCACCTCCGCCCAGTTGCTTTGCCAAAATGGCTCGTGGGTTGGCGCGCGTGGCTGGCGGCGCTGGTGCTGGTGACTGCGATCATTGCGGTGTGGCGGCGCGAGATCATCGATTCGCCACCGTATTGGGACTCGGCGATGGGGTTGTTTTTGGAAGCCGATTTTCTGGCGCGGACCGGCTTCGATTACGCGCAACTGACGTCGCAAGAAGGGAGATTCATCGAAGGGGGAGCGGCAATTTACATTGTCAGCGTGATGCCGTCGCTATTGGCTTGCGCGATGCGCAGCCTGCCGAGCGTCGAAGCGGTGCTGGTGGCGGGACATCTATTTAGTTTTGCGACGGCAGCGGCGCTGGGGTTGGTTATCTTTGCGATTCTGTATCGCAGGGTTGGGAATTGGGCCGCGGGGCTCGTGGCCGCGGCGGTGCTGACGACGCCGCTCTTCGCGACGCAGATCGACATGATCGGCATGGACTTGCCGATGACCTTGATGGCGACTTTGGCGTTGTGGTGCGTGGCGCGTGATTGGTATTTCGGGGCGGCCTGCATGTCGCTGGCCGCATTCTTCGTCAAGCTGAGCGGCGGCGTCAGCACGGCGGCCTTGGTGACTTTTTTGGCATTACTTTCGGTGGCCAGCCTCAATGGCGGCGCCTGCCGCGCGCGACGGTGGTGGGTCGGCTTTGGGATGGCGCTGTTCTGCTTGGCGATTGAGTTGTCGGTCGCGCAGTGGATGTCGCTATTACCCAAGAGCAGCGTCGAACAGCGCGAGGCCAACACCGCGGAAGGGATCGTATCGCTGCTCGACGCGCGTTATTGGTGCCCTGACTTGGCGCTGATTTTCTTGGTGTCGCTAGCGCTCAGTCTGGTTTTGCTTGGGGCCCGGTTGCTTGGCGATTGGAAGGGGCTGCCGCGACCGAGGCGAGTGGGGGGCGCGCTGGCTATCGCGCGCGAAGCGCTTTGGGATCAGCGGGTGGAGTTGTACTGTTGGACGGCGGTGATTGGCCTGCTGTTGGTGCTGTCGCGGATTTACACCATTCCGCGTTATCTGACGATGCCGCTGGTTTATGTTTGGATCGTGCTGGCCGTATCGCTTTTTCAGCGACTCAAGGCAGGGGGCTGGGGGCTGGGCTTGGTGGCGCTAGTGATTGCGTTCAATCTGGCGAACGCC is a window of Pirellulales bacterium DNA encoding:
- a CDS encoding SGNH/GDSL hydrolase family protein, encoding MTSQTRTRRLTFSDRPQDPRWRLRGAALILGLLLGLLGAEVLLRLLPTTASPLVTKRALYRNELRDTYFCYPTNPTGELGPLPDTTQPGWQLQTLSLPPHEIPLAHLPETPWCVEFHRTNQGLRDDRVYDPLPPAGVLRIAGVGDSFAAGEGVSLANSLFRQMERQLGPQFQIVNSALPGLGATDQYSLLRHTVSQLHCPRAIVVFLINDIALSQPLLDQQNFLNDLINVRAERLQRADWLAGLARHSRLVDFLSSRPALARVERDTIRWYRNCYEPSYNAENLRKLWREIADLSRVPNCEVALVLYPLLEGLRHGYPFQSIHDRVASVASEAGLPVLDLAHAFQGMDERSLWVHPIDHHPNSRAHKIAASAIVDWLRQEHPAFLTPPPANVHSPSK
- a CDS encoding tetratricopeptide repeat protein, which produces MRQTAEAISSATNARGRGWLAGLGVAIALLVAAVFWPVIGHAILNYDDYGNILTNPYYDPLTASNVAQLWRVPYFYTYAPVTYSFFALERWAAFLPEVRPPQVPLDARVFHAGNLGLHLAGTIAVWALLIELTGCRGASACGALLFALHPLQVEPVAWITETKTLLAGLFGVVALWQYVRFARCPSGDAWRWSRYALATGCLLAALLAKPSAAAIPLMALVLDRGWLECDWRLIAKSLTPWMALAAVIALLTKGQQSGESLEFAAPIWARPLVAADALAFYLEKFWAPCSLATDYGRTPRLALEQGYVWWTWLAPAVVAAAAWWLPIGRQYRVALVLALVALAPVLGLIPFGYQDTSTVADRYMHLALIGPALGLAWFLSRHRSPVWWSLAAIWLVGLAVLSHRQTAVWRDSETLARAGLAVNADSMMLRHILAGELENQGRAAEAVPLYEQAARLYPRSSRAQLRLGQSLAATGQSEAGLALIRKSVELAPHSPAAQRALAAALVERGQVADAIRYYEQAVARDPGGWRAQLALGDLLARSGRTAEAIRHYRGALEWQHEYEPTWSALARALTQAGDSTGAEQAYREAIRIRPEWPIAYVGLGTLYLQKGRARDALAPLARAVELDTQLLPARQNLATALAAVGRDQEAIHELEIVATSAPDDANVRYSLGNLFARQRQWGRAADQLRQAVAKQPNWIDARLALANVLAQDGAVANALKEYQEAVRLAPQRSDAHGALGELLARAGDRELAIQHLKTALSIDPNNRPARAALDRLAAKPPGNES